Within the Staphylococcus warneri genome, the region GATCTTCATTACAACAACATTGATACACAGTTATGATTAAATATAACTATGACGACTATTCAACTTATTTAATAGTTGGTTTAAATTCTCAATTTCACTTTCTGATAAACATTGGCATCGGGCTTCTATTAACTCACAACGTGCTGTATTAATCTGTTTAATAAGTGCGCGTGCTTCATCAGTAAGTACAAGTTCCTTACATCTTAAATCTTCATGTGATTGGTGACTTGTAATATAGCCTTTCAATACAAGTTTCTTAATCCATCTTGAGACAATGGATTGTTCTCTACTCACTTTCATTGTTAAGTCATATTGAGATAAACGGTCATAATTGTACAATATACGTAGTAATTCTAATTGTTCTGATGTAATGTCTGTTCTTTGTCCAAAGCGTCGGTTAACTATATTTAAATCATTGTTAGTAAGTGTGATAAGTTTTTCAAGTTGTTTATACATGCTGTTCTACTCCACTTTATTTAGTTGATAATATTATATGCTTTTTTTATAAGATATACAATAGGATTTTATGCTAAGGTCAAAATCGTTGCATAATTGCCATAAAATATAATAAATTAAGTACAGTCAAACATGAAAAAGGAGACATTTATATGCCTTCCATCAAGGAAAGGGATTATTTCTTTGATAATGCCCGAGCTATACTAATATTTTTAGTGGTGCTAGGACACCTATTACAGCCTTATACATCAGAAGATAAATACTTATCTGCATTATATCTTGTTATTTATAGTTTCCATATGCCAACATTCTTATTTATTTCAGGATATTTTGCGAAAAATTTGGATAAACCCTATTATCTAGAACATATTGCTAAAAAATTATTATTACCTTACTTTATATTTTTCGCATTTTACTCAGTTTATTATTTCTTAACTGGTAAAAGCGATAGCTTACAATTGGATCCATTCAATCCAGTCTTTGCATTGTGGTTCTTACTAACATTATTTTTCTTCCACGTTGTACTTGTTATTGTAAGAAGATATAATCCAATGATTGTGTTAGGAACCTCTTTACTTGTTTCAATTTTTGCTGGATTCTCAGCTAATATTGATGAATATATGAGCATTTCTCGTACTATTGTATTTTTCCCAATTTTTTATTTAGGACATTTATTTACTCAACAACAAAGTATGGTAATTAGAAGTAAAAAATGGGTGCCTATTTCTATAGTTGTATTTGTCCTTTATTTTATTGGGTATCTTATACATCCAATAAATGCAGATTGGTTGCTAGGAAGTTCACCTTATACGTCACTTGAACAAAATGCCGAAGATGTATATAGTCCACTCAAACGTTTATTACTTTATGCTGTAATACTAACTTCGATGTTTGCTTTTTTAAATTTAACATCTCAAAAATTACGCTTTTACACTTATATAGGTAGTCGAACGATGTATGTGTATTTATTACATGGTTTAATTATTGGTATTATCCGTGGATTCGGACTTTATCCATTCAAGTCACACGTTTCTATAATGACGTATTTATTTTTAATTTTATCTTCAGGAATAATTGTTTATCTTTTATCCAACCGATTTATATGTAAATGGACAAATCCAATTATTAACTTGAAATCCCCTTCTAAATTTAAAGGGTAAAAATCACTATAAAATTTTTGTTTTTATACCAAAATGTAGTACTAAAAAATATGTTATGATAGTAATAATTTGAAAGAATTATACGACTATTCAAACAATTCGTAGTACTATATTTTGGTATTTTTTAGAGGAGTTAAGATATATGAAATTACAATTGAACGAGCAATCTAAATTTTTAAGAGCACCTAGTATTCGTCAATTTTCTAATCGTATGCAGCATATTGAAGACTGTATTAATCTAACAATTGGACAACCTGATTTTTCTATGCCAGAGGTTGTTAAAAAAGCTTATATCAAAGCTATTGAAGACAATAAAACAACATATTCTCATAATAAAGGTTTACCTGAAACAAGACAGGCAATCAGTCAGTACTTTAACAATAAATATGGGTTCAACTATAATGTAGATGAAATTATCGTAACTAATGGGGCTAGTGAAGCATTAGATACTGCTTTAAGAAGCATCATTAATCCAGGGGACGAAATTTTAATTCCTGGACCTACTTATGCTGGTTACATTCCTTTAATCCAAACTTTAGGAGGGAAACCTGTATTTATTGATACATCGACCTCTGCTTTTAAAATCACACCTGAATTAATCGAACAATATATCTCAAGTCAAACTAAGGCAATTTTGCTTAATTATCCAACTAATCCTACAGGCGTGACCCTATCCAAATCAGAAGTTAAAGCGATTGCGGAAACATTATCTAATCATGAGATATTTATTATTAGTGATGAAATATATGCTGAAAATACCTTTAATGGCCAACATACTTCATTTGCTGAATTTGATATCATTAGAGATCAACTACTACTTATAGGTGGTTTAAGTAAATCACATTCTGCTACGGGCATTCGTATCGGTTTCTTAATGGGACCAGAGTATTTAATTGAAAAATTAACATTCATGCATGCTTATAATTGCATTTGTGCTAATGTCCCTGCACAACATGCGTGTATCGCTGCATTAACTGAAGGTTTAGAAGCACCTCAATATATGAACCAAGCATATATTGAACGTCGAGATTATTTGATCAATGCATTAACATCATTAGGGTTTGAATTGAATGCTAAACCTGAAGGTGCCTTTTACATTTTTCCGAGTATTAAAAAATACACAGAAGATGATTTTAACTTCTGTGTCGATGTTTTAGAAAAAGCACACGTTGCTATGGTACCTGGTTCATCCTTCACAGATATTGGTAAAGGACATGTTCGTATTTCTTACGCTTACGATATGGCCTTACTTAAGGAAGGTATGAAGCGTTTAGAAACATATTTAAAAACGTACTATCCAACTCAATTGACTAAATAAATAAAAACCACTTGTTGTTATTAAGAGATGCATTTATCATCGCTTATAACAATCAAGTGGTTTTCTTATGAGATCCTATGGGAATTTAGGGAATTGGTCAAAGTCTGGATCACGTTTTTCTTTAAATGCGTCACGACCTTCTTTAGCTTCATCAGTTGTATAATAAAGTAAAGTTGCATCGCCTGCCATTTGTTGCAAACCAGCTAATCCGTCTGTATCTGCATTCATTGCAGCTTTTAAGAAACGTAAAGCAGTTGGTGAATGTTTCATGATATCTTGACACCATGCAACTGTTTCATCTTCTACTTTATCTAATGGGACTACTGTGTTAACTAAGCCCATATCTAATGCTTCTTGTGCATTATATTGACGGCATAAGTACCATATTTCTCTTGCTTTTTTGTGACCAACGATTCTAGCTAAATAGCCTGAACCATAACCAGCATCAAATGAACCTACTTTTGGACCTGTTTGACCAAAAATCGCATTATCTGCTGCAATAGTTAAATCACATACAACATTTAATACGTTACCGCCACCGATAGCATAACCACGTACCATTGCTATAACTGGTTTAGGAATAACGCGGATTAAACGTTGTAAATCTAAAACATTTAAACGAGGGATTTCGTCTTCGCCAACGTAACCACCATGTCCACGTTTCTTTTGATCTCCACCTGAACAGAATGCTTTATCTCCTTCTCCTGTTAAGATAATCACTGAAACATTCTGATCATCACGTGCACGTGAAAATGCATCAATCATTTCAGCTACTGTCTTAGGAGTGAATGCATTACGTACTTCTGGACGATTGATAGTTACCTTTGCAATACCTTCGAAAAATTCATATTTAATTTCATCATATTCTCTAAGTGTTTCCCACTGTCTAGTCATTTTGCTCCTCCTTTAAAAAACCTAATATTATTGTATCAAATTCCGTGCTATCTTCCACATGAATTGTATGTCCTACATCAGAAACTATTGTTTTTCTGCTATTAACAATTGAATCTTTCAATTTTTGTGCAATTTTTACAAACTTCTCATCTAGCTCGCCTGCCATAATATAAGTTGGTATATCGACTTGTGATAGTAATGGCCATAAATTAGGCATATGTCCTGTACCATAATCTCGTAAAGCTTTTGCTAATCGGTGAGGATTCTGACTCATTCTATTATCACGAATTTGCTTTTTAACTGATTTATCTAAGTCATACTGTGATTGGAACAGTGGTAATCGTTCCCAATCATTGACAAATATTTCTAACCCAGCTATTTCTAGCACTTTCGTTCTTGCAGCATCTACTTGTTGTCTCTCAATTCGATCTTCTTCACTTTGAATACCTGGTGATGTGCTTTCTAATATTAAACCTGCAAGTTCTATCGAACCATGCAACGCATAATATAAAGCTACCCTACCTCCCATTGAATAACCAAATAAATACAACTGGTATTGTTGATATTCGGATAAAACTTGATTCAATGCTTGATTAATAAAATCAAAGCTCCATTCTATATCCATTGAAGTTCCATCTTCTCCATGACCAGGTAAATCAACTACCAATACGTTAGTTTGTTCGGTTAACTTATCAATATGATTATCGAAAGTTGTGCCATCGCTAATAAATCCGTGTAACAAAACTATCAATTGCTTCGATGATGACTTTGATTGATAAAAATTATGATATAACATTAATCATTTCACTCAATTTCTTATATAAAATTTGATGTTGTTGTAAATTATCTTCTCTATCTGTGATTATTTCATAAACATTCGAACCTAATTCAGATAACGATTCATATTTAAAATCATTTAAATGCTCAAAACGCTTAAAATTAAAGTCATACAACAATGCCGCATGTTCAAAATCTAAACCAGTTGGCGTTCCGAATAATCTCTCGAAATATGCTTCTGCTGATGCTTTTTGAGGTAAATAAGAAAAAATACCCCCACCATCATTATTTAATAACACTATATTTAAATGTATGTCATTAATTTTAGACATGAGCAAGCCGTTCATATCATGATAAAAAGCTAAATCACCGATGAGTAACGTCACTTTTTTATGTACTGCCATACCTAATGCAGTAGAAACAACACCATCAATGCCATTCGCACCACGATTAGCATAAATTTCAGCTTCATTATCAAATAGTAAATTATCAATATCTCTAATTGGCATACTATTACTTACAAATAAAGCATCTTCGTTAGTTAATTTAGAAATCAATGTGCCAACATATGCCGCTTCATCAGTAGCATGTTGTAAATAATCATTGATTTCAATGCGAGCTTGCTTTTCTAATGATTGCCATTGTTGTAACCATGCTTTTCTGTCTACTGTTCTTTCTTCCATTAGCGATCTGAAAAAGTCATTAGCCGATATTTCATATGATACATCTGGCGGTACAGGAAAAACATCTATTTTATCGTTATTTTGAACTAATATTTGAAATGCTGAAGTCGATTTTAACCATTGATTTAACTTTTTAGAAATAACTGGTTTACCTACTCTAATTACGAAATCAACATCCCAATCCATACCTGCTCTATATAATAAATCATATGTTGTTATGACATTAGGATGATTATGTCGTCTTAACTGACTTAGTGGATCTGCCAACACTGGTATATCGAAAATCGTTGAATAAGTTAAAATTTGGTCTACCTCTTGATGTTGCATATCTCCAACAATAATTAAACCTTTAGACTTTTCAATTTTATCCTTAATTGGATCAACATGTATCATTTTTTGATAATGAGGTAATGTTTTTGTTTCTGATTTCAATAATTCTGTTCTATCTAAATCAGGTGTTAATGGCTCTCTAAATGGCATATTAAAATGAATCGGTCCTTTATGTGGACCATAAAGGTACTGACTAGCAATTTGCATTTGGTAATGTATCGTATCTAGCATATTTGTAGTACCGTCAGCAATTGGCATATCAAATTGGAAATTAACATAATTACTGAACATATTGACTTGATTGATAGCTTGTGGTGCACCTACACTTCTTAATTCATGTGGTCGATCACTCGTTAATACAATCAGAGGTATACGACTAATTTGACTTTCTGCAATTGCCGGTGTGTAGTTAGCCGCCGCTGTACCAGACGTACATAAAATAGCAACAGGTCTTTGACTACCCTTGATTAAACCTAATGCAAAAAATGCCGCACTACGTTCATCAGGATGAATCCAAGTTTTGATGTTAGGATGTGCTTCTAATGCAATAGCTAACGGAGTCGAACGCGACCCCGGGCTAATCACAACTTCTTTCACACCATATGCAAATAGTTCTGATGCAAATGTAAAGACCTGTGTCGTCAAAGCTTCATTTTTATTACTCATGTTTATCTACTCCTAAAGCATTCATCATTGGTGAAAATTTTACAGCTGTTTCAGCAATCTCGCTATCTGGATCAGAATCTTTAACTATGCCACATCCAGCAAATAATGTTGCTTGATCGCCTTTTATCAACATAGATCGAATGGCTACTATAAATTCACAATCATCATAGACATCTATATATCCTACAGGTGAACCATATAAGCCACGCGTGCCAAATTCTTTTTGTTCTATAAATTCTAGTGCTTCATCTTTAGGA harbors:
- a CDS encoding MarR family transcriptional regulator, which produces MYKQLEKLITLTNNDLNIVNRRFGQRTDITSEQLELLRILYNYDRLSQYDLTMKVSREQSIVSRWIKKLVLKGYITSHQSHEDLRCKELVLTDEARALIKQINTARCELIEARCQCLSESEIENLNQLLNKLNSRHSYI
- a CDS encoding acyltransferase family protein, with amino-acid sequence MPSIKERDYFFDNARAILIFLVVLGHLLQPYTSEDKYLSALYLVIYSFHMPTFLFISGYFAKNLDKPYYLEHIAKKLLLPYFIFFAFYSVYYFLTGKSDSLQLDPFNPVFALWFLLTLFFFHVVLVIVRRYNPMIVLGTSLLVSIFAGFSANIDEYMSISRTIVFFPIFYLGHLFTQQQSMVIRSKKWVPISIVVFVLYFIGYLIHPINADWLLGSSPYTSLEQNAEDVYSPLKRLLLYAVILTSMFAFLNLTSQKLRFYTYIGSRTMYVYLLHGLIIGIIRGFGLYPFKSHVSIMTYLFLILSSGIIVYLLSNRFICKWTNPIINLKSPSKFKG
- a CDS encoding aminotransferase class I/II-fold pyridoxal phosphate-dependent enzyme, which codes for MKLQLNEQSKFLRAPSIRQFSNRMQHIEDCINLTIGQPDFSMPEVVKKAYIKAIEDNKTTYSHNKGLPETRQAISQYFNNKYGFNYNVDEIIVTNGASEALDTALRSIINPGDEILIPGPTYAGYIPLIQTLGGKPVFIDTSTSAFKITPELIEQYISSQTKAILLNYPTNPTGVTLSKSEVKAIAETLSNHEIFIISDEIYAENTFNGQHTSFAEFDIIRDQLLLIGGLSKSHSATGIRIGFLMGPEYLIEKLTFMHAYNCICANVPAQHACIAALTEGLEAPQYMNQAYIERRDYLINALTSLGFELNAKPEGAFYIFPSIKKYTEDDFNFCVDVLEKAHVAMVPGSSFTDIGKGHVRISYAYDMALLKEGMKRLETYLKTYYPTQLTK
- the menB gene encoding 1,4-dihydroxy-2-naphthoyl-CoA synthase; translated protein: MTRQWETLREYDEIKYEFFEGIAKVTINRPEVRNAFTPKTVAEMIDAFSRARDDQNVSVIILTGEGDKAFCSGGDQKKRGHGGYVGEDEIPRLNVLDLQRLIRVIPKPVIAMVRGYAIGGGNVLNVVCDLTIAADNAIFGQTGPKVGSFDAGYGSGYLARIVGHKKAREIWYLCRQYNAQEALDMGLVNTVVPLDKVEDETVAWCQDIMKHSPTALRFLKAAMNADTDGLAGLQQMAGDATLLYYTTDEAKEGRDAFKEKRDPDFDQFPKFP
- the menH gene encoding 2-succinyl-6-hydroxy-2,4-cyclohexadiene-1-carboxylate synthase, which translates into the protein MLYHNFYQSKSSSKQLIVLLHGFISDGTTFDNHIDKLTEQTNVLVVDLPGHGEDGTSMDIEWSFDFINQALNQVLSEYQQYQLYLFGYSMGGRVALYYALHGSIELAGLILESTSPGIQSEEDRIERQQVDAARTKVLEIAGLEIFVNDWERLPLFQSQYDLDKSVKKQIRDNRMSQNPHRLAKALRDYGTGHMPNLWPLLSQVDIPTYIMAGELDEKFVKIAQKLKDSIVNSRKTIVSDVGHTIHVEDSTEFDTIILGFLKEEQND
- the menD gene encoding 2-succinyl-5-enolpyruvyl-6-hydroxy-3-cyclohexene-1-carboxylic-acid synthase; amino-acid sequence: MSNKNEALTTQVFTFASELFAYGVKEVVISPGSRSTPLAIALEAHPNIKTWIHPDERSAAFFALGLIKGSQRPVAILCTSGTAAANYTPAIAESQISRIPLIVLTSDRPHELRSVGAPQAINQVNMFSNYVNFQFDMPIADGTTNMLDTIHYQMQIASQYLYGPHKGPIHFNMPFREPLTPDLDRTELLKSETKTLPHYQKMIHVDPIKDKIEKSKGLIIVGDMQHQEVDQILTYSTIFDIPVLADPLSQLRRHNHPNVITTYDLLYRAGMDWDVDFVIRVGKPVISKKLNQWLKSTSAFQILVQNNDKIDVFPVPPDVSYEISANDFFRSLMEERTVDRKAWLQQWQSLEKQARIEINDYLQHATDEAAYVGTLISKLTNEDALFVSNSMPIRDIDNLLFDNEAEIYANRGANGIDGVVSTALGMAVHKKVTLLIGDLAFYHDMNGLLMSKINDIHLNIVLLNNDGGGIFSYLPQKASAEAYFERLFGTPTGLDFEHAALLYDFNFKRFEHLNDFKYESLSELGSNVYEIITDREDNLQQHQILYKKLSEMINVIS